The following proteins are encoded in a genomic region of Stutzerimonas balearica DSM 6083:
- a CDS encoding M48 family metalloprotease: protein MNLLRPTLLTLACLLAQPISASDLPSLGDASSGIVSPEQEHQLGRAWLSLLRGQVRQLSDPLLKDYVESSVYRLTETSQLQDRRLEFVLLDSPQLNAFAAPGGIIGVNGGLFLHAQTEAEYASVMAHELAHLSQRHFARGLEAQQRMQLPMMAAMLAGVVAAAAGAGDAGIAAIMSTQAAAIQEQRRFSRQNEQEADRIGILNLEQAGYDPRAMPEMFGRLMRQYRYDQKPPEFLLTHPVTESRIADTRNRAEQYANGGRQDSLRYQLIRARTQLQFETTPGVSAKRFRAMLADNPKLDAARYGLALAQIKAGQLNEARQNLASLLKGAPDDLFYNLAQVELEMTANELEAAAARVQRLLAQYPDNYPLRQARVDVLMKLNRLAEAEKELDQLVAERDKDPDIWYQLAEVRGLTGNIVGLHRARAEYFALVGDYDQAIEQLDFAKRRADNFQLAARVDARQQQLAEEKRMVEEMLR from the coding sequence ATGAACCTGCTGCGCCCGACTCTGCTGACCCTTGCCTGCCTGCTCGCTCAACCCATCAGCGCCAGCGACCTGCCGTCGCTGGGCGATGCCAGCTCGGGCATTGTTTCTCCGGAGCAGGAGCACCAGCTCGGCAGGGCCTGGCTGAGCCTGCTGCGCGGCCAGGTCCGCCAGCTCTCCGACCCGCTGCTGAAGGATTACGTCGAGTCGAGCGTCTACCGCCTCACCGAGACTAGCCAGCTGCAGGACCGCCGTCTCGAATTCGTCCTGCTCGACAGCCCGCAACTGAACGCCTTTGCCGCTCCCGGCGGCATCATCGGCGTGAACGGCGGCCTTTTTCTGCATGCCCAGACCGAAGCCGAGTACGCCTCGGTCATGGCTCACGAACTGGCGCACCTCTCGCAGCGGCACTTCGCACGCGGCCTTGAGGCGCAGCAGCGCATGCAGCTACCGATGATGGCCGCGATGCTCGCCGGAGTGGTCGCCGCCGCCGCGGGCGCGGGAGACGCCGGTATCGCTGCGATCATGTCCACGCAGGCCGCCGCGATCCAGGAGCAGCGGCGCTTTTCCCGGCAGAACGAACAGGAAGCCGACCGCATCGGCATCCTCAACCTTGAGCAGGCTGGCTACGACCCGCGCGCGATGCCGGAGATGTTCGGGCGCCTGATGCGCCAATACCGCTATGATCAGAAGCCGCCGGAATTCCTCCTCACCCACCCGGTGACCGAATCGCGCATCGCCGACACCCGCAACCGCGCCGAGCAGTACGCGAACGGCGGCCGCCAGGACAGCCTGCGCTATCAGCTCATTCGCGCCCGCACCCAGCTCCAGTTCGAGACCACGCCCGGGGTCAGCGCCAAGCGCTTTCGCGCCATGCTGGCCGACAACCCCAAGCTGGATGCGGCGCGCTACGGCCTGGCGCTCGCACAGATCAAGGCCGGCCAGCTGAATGAAGCGCGCCAGAACCTTGCCAGCCTGCTGAAAGGAGCACCGGACGACCTCTTCTACAACCTGGCCCAGGTTGAACTGGAGATGACCGCCAACGAGCTCGAGGCGGCCGCCGCGCGGGTGCAACGCCTGCTGGCGCAGTACCCGGACAACTACCCGCTACGCCAGGCGCGCGTGGATGTGCTGATGAAGCTCAACCGCTTGGCGGAGGCCGAAAAGGAACTCGACCAGCTCGTTGCAGAGCGCGACAAGGATCCCGATATCTGGTATCAGCTCGCCGAAGTTCGTGGCCTGACCGGCAACATCGTTGGCCTGCATCGGGCGCGCGCTGAGTACTTCGCGCTCGTTGGCGACTATGACCAGGCGATCGAACAGCTGGATTTCGCCAAGCGTCGGGCAGACAACTTCCAGCTGGCTGCCCGGGTGGATGCACGCCAACAACAGCTGGCCGAAGAAAAACGCATGGTCGAGGAGATGCTGCGCTAG
- the nadA gene encoding quinolinate synthase NadA produces the protein MTHIPERILVQAHLAAKQPVPLTPEQELQLREQIAEELRRQNAVLVAHYYTDPVIQALAEATGGCVSDSLEMARFGNEHPAQTVVVAGVRFMGETAKILNPEKRVLMPTLEATCSLDLGCPVDEFAAFCDQHPERTVVVYANTSAAVKARADWVVTSSCALEIVESLMDNGEKLIWAPDKHLGSYVQRETGADMLLWDGACIVHEEFKAKQLADMKALYPDAAILVHPESPAAVIELADAVGSTSQLIKAAQTLPNRTLIVATDKGIFYKMQQLCPDKVFVEAPTAGQGATCRSCAHCPWMAMNTLERTLDCLRKGSNEIFVDPALVPRAVKPLKRMLDFTHAARLRQAGNA, from the coding sequence ATGACGCACATACCCGAACGCATTCTTGTCCAGGCGCACCTGGCGGCCAAGCAGCCCGTTCCGCTGACGCCCGAACAGGAGCTGCAGCTGCGCGAGCAGATCGCCGAGGAGCTGCGCCGGCAGAATGCTGTGCTGGTGGCGCATTACTACACCGATCCGGTGATCCAGGCGTTGGCCGAAGCCACGGGGGGCTGCGTGTCCGACTCCCTGGAAATGGCGCGCTTCGGCAATGAGCACCCGGCGCAGACCGTAGTGGTCGCTGGTGTGCGCTTCATGGGTGAAACGGCGAAGATCCTCAACCCCGAAAAGCGTGTGCTGATGCCGACGCTGGAGGCCACCTGTTCGCTGGACCTGGGCTGTCCGGTCGACGAGTTCGCCGCATTCTGCGACCAGCATCCGGAGCGCACGGTGGTCGTCTACGCGAATACTTCGGCTGCGGTGAAGGCGCGCGCAGACTGGGTGGTGACGTCGAGCTGCGCGCTGGAAATCGTCGAAAGCCTGATGGATAACGGCGAGAAGTTGATCTGGGCGCCCGACAAGCACCTGGGTAGCTATGTCCAGCGCGAAACCGGGGCCGACATGCTGCTGTGGGATGGCGCCTGTATCGTTCACGAGGAGTTCAAGGCCAAGCAGCTTGCCGACATGAAGGCGCTGTATCCGGATGCGGCGATTCTCGTCCATCCGGAGTCGCCGGCGGCGGTCATCGAGCTCGCCGACGCGGTTGGCTCCACCAGCCAGTTGATCAAGGCCGCGCAGACCTTGCCGAACCGCACGCTGATCGTGGCGACCGACAAGGGCATCTTCTACAAGATGCAGCAGCTGTGCCCGGACAAGGTGTTCGTCGAGGCGCCTACGGCGGGCCAGGGGGCGACTTGCCGCAGTTGTGCGCACTGTCCCTGGATGGCGATGAATACGCTGGAGCGCACCCTGGACTGTCTGCGCAAGGGCAGCAACGAGATATTTGTCGATCCGGCGCTGGTGCCGCGGGCGGTCAAGCCGCTCAAGCGAATGCTCGACTTCACTCACGCGGCTCGGCTGCGCCAGGCTGGCAACGCCTGA
- a CDS encoding acetyl-CoA hydrolase/transferase family protein, translating into MYSDRIRLSSLQSKVMSAEEAATLIRDGMTVGMSGFTRAGEAKAVPLALIERAKQEQLKISLVTGASLGNDLDGKMASAGLLARRMPFQADPVLRKAINNGEVMFIDQHLSHTVEQMRNHQIKRPDVAIIEAVSITEQGHIVPTTSVGNSANLAMFADQVIVELNLAHNLNLEGLHDIYFPEERPGRGPIPLTKVDDRIGSAAIPVDPAKIAAIVITEQPDSYSTVTPPDDETQAIANHLVEFFKKEVAEGRLGKHLLPMQVGIGNIANAVMCGLIDSPFDNLVMYSEVLQDCTFELIDAGKMNFASGCSITLSERCNDRVFGNLEKYKDKLVLRPQEISNHPELVRRLGIIGINTALEFDIYGNVNSTHVGGTKMMNGIGGSGDFARNAHMAIFVTKSIAKGGSISSVVPMVAHVDHTEHDVEILVTEQGLADLRGLAPRERARVIIDNCVHPSYRDALNQYFEAACDKGGQTPHLLREAVAWHVNLEERGHMLKGE; encoded by the coding sequence ATGTATTCTGATCGTATCCGCTTGTCGTCCCTGCAGAGCAAGGTCATGAGCGCCGAAGAGGCAGCCACCCTTATTCGTGACGGCATGACCGTTGGTATGAGTGGTTTCACCCGTGCGGGTGAGGCCAAGGCGGTGCCGCTGGCGTTGATCGAACGCGCCAAGCAGGAGCAGCTGAAGATCAGTCTGGTGACCGGTGCCAGCCTGGGTAACGATCTGGACGGCAAGATGGCCTCGGCCGGCTTGCTGGCCCGTCGCATGCCGTTCCAGGCTGACCCGGTGCTGCGCAAGGCGATCAACAACGGTGAAGTGATGTTCATCGACCAGCACCTGTCCCACACCGTGGAGCAGATGCGTAACCACCAGATCAAGCGTCCGGACGTGGCTATCATCGAGGCCGTCAGCATCACCGAGCAGGGCCATATCGTGCCGACCACTTCGGTGGGCAACTCGGCCAACCTGGCGATGTTCGCCGATCAGGTGATCGTCGAGCTGAACCTGGCGCACAACCTCAATCTCGAAGGTCTGCACGACATCTACTTCCCCGAGGAGCGCCCAGGTCGCGGCCCGATCCCGCTGACCAAGGTCGACGATCGCATCGGTAGCGCCGCGATTCCGGTCGATCCGGCGAAGATTGCCGCTATCGTCATCACCGAGCAGCCGGACTCCTATTCGACCGTCACGCCGCCGGACGACGAGACGCAAGCCATCGCCAACCATCTGGTCGAGTTCTTCAAGAAGGAAGTCGCCGAGGGCCGTCTGGGCAAGCACCTGCTGCCGATGCAGGTCGGTATCGGCAATATCGCCAACGCGGTGATGTGCGGCCTGATCGATTCTCCGTTCGATAACCTGGTCATGTACTCCGAAGTACTTCAGGACTGCACCTTCGAGCTGATCGATGCAGGCAAGATGAATTTTGCCTCCGGCTGCTCGATCACGCTGTCCGAGCGTTGCAACGACCGTGTCTTCGGCAACCTGGAAAAGTACAAGGACAAGCTGGTCCTGCGTCCGCAGGAGATCTCCAACCATCCGGAGCTGGTGCGCCGTCTGGGCATCATTGGCATCAACACCGCGCTGGAGTTCGATATCTACGGCAACGTCAACTCCACCCACGTTGGCGGCACCAAGATGATGAACGGCATCGGCGGTTCTGGCGATTTCGCCCGGAATGCGCACATGGCGATCTTCGTCACCAAGTCGATCGCCAAGGGGGGCAGCATCTCCAGCGTGGTGCCGATGGTCGCTCACGTCGACCACACCGAGCACGACGTGGAAATCCTCGTGACCGAGCAGGGTCTGGCCGACCTGCGTGGCCTGGCGCCGCGCGAGCGCGCCCGGGTGATCATCGACAACTGCGTGCACCCGTCCTATCGCGACGCGCTGAACCAGTACTTCGAAGCAGCTTGCGACAAGGGTGGCCAGACGCCGCACCTGCTGCGCGAGGCAGTAGCCTGGCACGTCAACCTCGAAGAGCGCGGTCACATGCTCAAGGGCGAGTGA
- the queC gene encoding 7-cyano-7-deazaguanine synthase QueC encodes MAMNEKKAVVLLSGGLDSATVVAIARSQGFACYTMSFDYGQRHRAELQAAERVARQLGVAEHKVVGINLNGIGGSALTDTSIDVPEQPGEGVPVTYVPARNTVFLALALGWAEVLQAHDLFIGVNAVDYSGYPDCRPEFIEAFERMANLATKAGVEGNGFRIQAPLQHMSKAEIIRRGTELGVDYATTVSCYQADDDGRACGVCDSCRLRAAGFAQAGLADATRYR; translated from the coding sequence ATTGCCATGAATGAGAAAAAGGCGGTCGTCCTGTTGTCGGGCGGCTTGGATTCGGCAACGGTCGTCGCGATCGCGCGTAGCCAGGGGTTCGCCTGCTACACCATGAGCTTCGACTATGGCCAGCGTCATCGCGCTGAGCTGCAGGCGGCCGAGCGTGTGGCGCGGCAGCTTGGCGTGGCCGAGCACAAGGTCGTTGGCATCAACTTGAACGGTATTGGCGGTTCGGCGCTCACCGACACCAGTATCGATGTGCCGGAACAGCCTGGCGAGGGCGTGCCGGTGACCTATGTGCCGGCGCGCAATACGGTGTTCCTCGCGCTGGCGCTGGGCTGGGCCGAAGTGCTCCAGGCGCATGATCTGTTCATTGGGGTCAACGCGGTCGACTATTCTGGCTACCCCGATTGCCGGCCGGAGTTCATCGAGGCATTCGAGCGCATGGCGAACCTGGCGACCAAGGCCGGCGTCGAGGGCAACGGCTTCCGGATCCAGGCGCCACTGCAGCATATGAGCAAGGCCGAAATCATACGGCGTGGCACTGAACTGGGTGTTGACTATGCGACCACCGTGTCCTGCTACCAGGCAGACGATGACGGGCGTGCATGTGGGGTGTGTGACAGTTGTCGCCTGCGTGCTGCTGGCTTCGCTCAAGCTGGCCTGGCCGATGCCACGCGCTATCGTTGA
- the queE gene encoding 7-carboxy-7-deazaguanine synthase QueE has product MQQTLRITEIFYSLQGETRTSGLPTVFVRLTGCPLRCHYCDTAYAFSGGETMTLDAIVDEVARHRPRYVCVTGGEPLAQPNCVPLLQRLCEAGYEVSLETSGALDISATDRRVSRVLDLKTPGSGEVRRNRYENIAELTANDQVKFVICSREDYDWAVSKLIEYGLDRRAGEVLFSPSHGQVDVRDLADWIVADNLPVRLQLQLHKIIWNDEPGH; this is encoded by the coding sequence ATGCAACAGACCCTGCGAATTACCGAGATTTTCTACTCGCTGCAGGGGGAAACGCGTACCAGTGGCCTGCCCACGGTATTCGTACGCCTGACCGGGTGTCCCCTGCGCTGCCACTACTGCGATACCGCCTACGCCTTCAGTGGCGGCGAAACGATGACGCTGGATGCCATCGTCGACGAAGTCGCTCGCCACAGGCCGCGTTATGTCTGCGTGACCGGCGGTGAGCCGTTGGCGCAGCCGAACTGCGTGCCCTTGCTGCAGCGGCTTTGCGAGGCGGGCTACGAGGTTTCCCTGGAAACCAGTGGTGCGCTGGATATCAGTGCAACCGATCGGCGCGTAAGTCGGGTGCTCGACCTCAAGACCCCCGGTTCGGGAGAGGTGCGGCGCAATCGTTACGAGAACATCGCCGAGCTCACCGCTAACGACCAGGTCAAGTTTGTCATCTGTTCCCGCGAGGACTACGACTGGGCCGTATCCAAACTGATCGAGTACGGGCTCGATCGGCGGGCCGGTGAGGTCCTGTTCTCGCCGAGTCATGGACAAGTCGACGTTCGTGACCTGGCCGACTGGATCGTGGCGGACAACCTGCCGGTGCGTCTGCAATTGCAGTTGCACAAGATCATCTGGAATGACGAACCAGGCCACTGA
- the ybgF gene encoding tol-pal system protein YbgF has protein sequence MRLYRRFASIAVLGLPLMAAAQVPVIEPDSNSGYGGGYPVAAPESGGAYVGGGATAPASAQGMLFQQLQQMQEEIAQLRGMLEEQQNQIQRLEQQGLERYKDLDSRLSGNASAGNQPSTAAAELAGAGSGANAAPTQAAAPAGDPAKEKLYYDAAFDLIKAKDFDKASQAFGAFLRKYPNSQYAGNAQYWLGEVNLAKGDLQSAGQAFAKVSQAYPQHSKVPDSLYKLADVELRLGNRDKAQGILKQVIAQYPNSSAAQLAQRQLNR, from the coding sequence ATGCGCCTGTACCGCCGCTTCGCGAGTATTGCTGTACTTGGGCTGCCGCTGATGGCGGCGGCCCAGGTTCCGGTCATCGAGCCTGACTCCAACTCGGGCTACGGGGGAGGCTACCCTGTCGCCGCCCCTGAAAGCGGCGGTGCCTACGTCGGAGGCGGGGCGACAGCTCCGGCTTCGGCGCAGGGCATGCTTTTCCAGCAGCTGCAGCAGATGCAGGAAGAGATCGCGCAGTTGCGTGGCATGCTCGAAGAACAGCAGAACCAGATCCAGCGTCTGGAGCAGCAAGGGCTCGAACGCTACAAGGATCTGGACAGCCGCCTCTCCGGTAACGCTTCAGCGGGCAACCAGCCTTCCACGGCCGCGGCCGAGCTGGCCGGCGCAGGTTCGGGGGCGAATGCCGCTCCTACTCAGGCTGCCGCTCCTGCTGGCGATCCGGCAAAGGAAAAGCTGTATTACGATGCGGCCTTCGACCTGATCAAGGCGAAGGATTTCGACAAGGCCAGCCAGGCCTTCGGCGCGTTTCTGCGCAAGTATCCCAATAGCCAGTACGCCGGTAACGCGCAGTATTGGTTGGGCGAGGTAAATCTCGCCAAAGGCGACCTGCAGTCGGCAGGCCAGGCGTTCGCCAAGGTCAGCCAGGCTTACCCTCAGCACAGCAAGGTGCCTGATTCGCTTTACAAGCTGGCCGACGTGGAACTGCGCCTCGGTAATCGAGACAAGGCGCAGGGGATTCTGAAGCAGGTGATTGCCCAGTACCCCAATAGCTCGGCCGCACAGCTGGCACAGCGACAGCTCAATCGCTAA
- the pal gene encoding peptidoglycan-associated lipoprotein Pal, translating to MEMLKFGKFTALALAMAVAVGCSSKGGDDSGEGSATGMDPNAGYGADAGSLDGSLSEEAALRAITTFYFEYDSSDLKPEAMRALDVHAKDLKGNGARVVLEGHTDERGTREYNMALGERRAKAVQRYLVLQGVSPAQLELVSYGEERPVAMGNDEQSWAQNRRVELRK from the coding sequence ATGGAAATGCTGAAATTCGGTAAGTTCACCGCGCTGGCTCTGGCCATGGCTGTCGCTGTCGGTTGTTCGTCCAAGGGCGGCGACGACTCGGGCGAAGGCTCGGCTACGGGCATGGATCCTAACGCTGGCTACGGTGCCGACGCCGGTTCGCTGGATGGCAGCCTGAGCGAAGAAGCCGCCCTGCGTGCGATCACTACCTTCTACTTCGAGTACGACAGCTCCGACCTGAAGCCTGAAGCCATGCGCGCTCTGGACGTCCATGCCAAGGACCTCAAGGGCAACGGCGCTCGCGTCGTGCTGGAAGGCCACACTGACGAGCGTGGCACCCGCGAATACAACATGGCGCTGGGTGAGCGTCGTGCCAAGGCCGTTCAGCGCTACCTGGTTCTGCAGGGCGTTTCCCCGGCTCAGCTGGAGCTGGTTTCCTACGGCGAAGAGCGTCCGGTCGCCATGGGCAACGACGAGCAGTCCTGGGCTCAGAACCGCCGCGTCGAACTGCGCAAGTAA
- the tolB gene encoding Tol-Pal system beta propeller repeat protein TolB has protein sequence MKTLIRIALVGLTLLVGSVQAADPLVVTSGTDRATPIAVVPFGWQGGTVLPEDMADIIGNDLRNSGTFQPIPRQNMISLPTRASEIIYRDWKALGAQYVIVGSIQPAGGRLQVQFGVFNVSTEQQVMSGSVGGTPDQLRDMAHYVSDQAFEKLTGIRGAFSTRLLYVTAERMGANTRYTLQRSDYDGARAVTLLQSREPILSPRYSPDGRRIAYVSFEQKRPRIFVQHIDTGRREQITNFEGLNGAPAFSPDGNRLAFVLSKDGNPEIYVMNLGTRQMQRLTNHYAIDTEPFWGADGQTIYFTSDRAGKPQIYKQRLGGGAAERVTFVGNYNANPKLSADEKTLVMIHRQDGYTNFKVAAQDLQRGNLRILSETSLDESPTVAPNGTMLIYATRQQGRGVLMLVSINGRVRLPLPTAQGEVREPSWSPYLN, from the coding sequence GTGAAAACCCTGATTCGTATCGCGCTGGTCGGCCTGACGCTGCTGGTCGGCTCCGTCCAGGCGGCCGATCCGCTTGTGGTGACCAGTGGGACCGATCGAGCCACCCCCATCGCGGTGGTGCCCTTCGGCTGGCAAGGCGGCACCGTGCTGCCCGAGGACATGGCCGACATCATCGGTAACGACTTGCGCAACTCCGGTACTTTTCAGCCGATTCCGCGGCAGAACATGATCAGCCTGCCGACCCGTGCCAGTGAAATCATCTACCGCGACTGGAAAGCCCTGGGCGCCCAGTACGTGATCGTCGGCAGCATCCAGCCGGCGGGCGGCCGTCTGCAGGTCCAGTTCGGCGTGTTCAACGTATCCACCGAGCAGCAGGTCATGTCCGGCAGCGTCGGCGGTACGCCAGACCAGTTGCGCGACATGGCGCACTACGTCTCCGATCAGGCATTCGAGAAGCTGACCGGCATCCGCGGTGCCTTCTCGACGCGCCTGCTTTATGTGACGGCTGAGCGTATGGGTGCCAACACGCGTTACACGCTGCAACGCTCCGACTATGACGGTGCACGCGCGGTGACGCTGCTGCAATCGCGCGAACCGATCCTGTCGCCGCGCTATTCGCCCGATGGCCGCCGCATTGCTTACGTCTCGTTCGAGCAGAAGCGCCCGCGCATCTTCGTCCAGCACATCGACACCGGGCGTCGTGAGCAGATAACCAACTTCGAGGGCCTCAACGGTGCGCCGGCGTTCTCGCCGGATGGCAATCGGCTTGCCTTCGTGCTGTCGAAGGATGGTAATCCCGAGATCTACGTGATGAACCTCGGCACGCGGCAGATGCAGCGGTTGACCAATCACTATGCCATTGACACCGAACCCTTCTGGGGGGCTGACGGTCAGACCATTTACTTCACGTCCGATCGCGCCGGCAAACCGCAGATCTACAAGCAGCGTCTAGGTGGCGGCGCGGCCGAGCGGGTGACCTTTGTTGGCAACTACAACGCCAATCCAAAGCTATCGGCGGATGAAAAGACACTTGTGATGATTCATCGCCAGGACGGTTACACGAACTTCAAGGTGGCGGCGCAGGACCTGCAGCGCGGCAATCTGCGCATCCTCTCGGAGACCAGTCTGGACGAGTCGCCCACTGTTGCGCCTAATGGCACCATGCTAATCTACGCCACCCGCCAGCAGGGCCGGGGAGTCTTGATGCTCGTGTCCATCAATGGTCGAGTTAGGCTCCCGCTTCCTACTGCTCAGGGCGAAGTCCGTGAGCCATCCTGGTCCCCTTACCTGAACTGA